The Flavivirga eckloniae genomic interval GGACTAACTAATGGTAAAGCCGATTATTTTTTATGGGAAAAGTTTACCACAAAACCATTGGTGGATGATGGTACGTTTAGACGTATAGGGAATTGTCCGTCACCATGGCCTTGTTTTGTCATTGCGGTACGTGAAGATTTTATCGCATCTAATAAAGACGATTTAGAAACTATCTTGAACATTATTAATAATGCCACCTGCCAGTTTAAAGAGATACCAAGTATCGACAAAACTATTGCCAATCGTTACGAACAACAACTTGAAGATGTACAGGAATGGTTAAGCCTTACCGAATGGTCTCAAAGTTTAATTGATAAGCCTACGATTGTTAATGTGCAAAAGCAATTGTTTGCTTTGGATATTATACCTGAGGTGGTTGGTTATGAGAATTTGATTTATAGGTTATAAAGTCTAAAAAAAAATCTGTAAGCGAAAGTTATTTAAAAAATTTTACTTTTACCTTTCTTTTTATTCTTCTCTTTTAAGACGTCCTTGACAATATCCTTGATTAATTTCTTAAAAAATTTCTCAAAGGAATCATAGATTTTAGAAAGCAGTCCAATTAAAGTATGCTACAAAGTAGAAAGCGCTATTTTTGAATGTTCTAATAAGAAAGTGTGTTAGTGTTATATTTATTCTGAATCCGGATTATTGAAATCTTTTAATATCTTAACCTGATAAACCTTTTCCGCCGCTTTAACAATAGAGTAATATTCATCTCTTAGTAATGCCGAAATAGATTCCCCTCTAATTATGATTATATTTATTAATTCTATTAATCTATCCACAGTATCCCAATGATCAAAAATTGATTTTTCCCTTTTTTTACTATATGGTAATTCACTGACACGAAGCTTCAAAAACTCCTCATAAGTATCTGGAAACTTAAAATCATCAAGAGAAAGGGGTTCTATCTGTTCGCTTTTAATCTCTTCAATGTTATTATCCTCTTTAATTTTCAAATTAATAGAAGTAAATCGAACCGCTCCTAATACATTGCCCATGTCATTGAGTTTTTGGATTTGTTCCAAAATAGCTGGATCTTTTGAAATAGATGCGATTGTTAAGAGTGTCTTAATATCATCTGGTAATTTTTCATTTGAATGAATATTCACAATATTATCATTCATTTTCTTTAAATTATCTATATCAACTCCTTTAGCTTGGTTCGCTAATATAGCTGCCTCAGCAAGTTTTTTCTGTGCCTTGGCTCTTTTTATATCAGCTTCCGCTTTTATAACCTCATTGTTTGCAGTATAGATGTTCTTACCGAATTTCTTTAGACCGTTATACAAAAATGGTATTTTCTGTTTAACAACTGTATTAAAAATTCTCCAAAATAGTGATTCATTGGGTTTATCTCGATTTTCAGGCGTAGCATCAAAATTACCTGTATATTGTGATTGTTCTTTTTCTCCTGACATAACCTTAATAACTTTTTTCTAATACTTTAACATTATCAGGGTTATATGTGATGCCAGACCCTCCCATCATCATATATAACTTTTTTAATTCAATTAAATATGAGGCTATTTCTTCTGAAGTTGCCGTTCCTGGATCAATATGTACCTCTAAATATTCCTTTCCTGTAAGTTTATCAGCTATATCTAAGGAATCGCTGTATTGAGCTTTTAAGGAGTTTAGTGCTATTACACGATAGACATTTTTACTTGGGTTTTCGTAAAATACTGTATCCCCTGGATTAATAGTTTCACTTTCAAGTCCAACAAAATCTTCTTTATTCAATTGGAATAGTATCTCGCTACCATCTTTTTCAATAATTGTAATTTGATATCTTATTCCATATTCTTCTGATCCAATATCTCTAAAATCCAATATTTTACCTAATTCCATATAAGTCAATTCATTATCACCCCCGAAAATAGAGACTTCACCCCTATATATCTGAACTATTCGACAAAAGGTAAGATTATTCAGATTTGATGCGTGATTTATTTTCTACATTTGAACCCTTCCCAAAAATATAACTTGACTTATTCAAAAATACCTGTAGATATGGTATTCAGTAAGAAGAAACCTTTTATGTTTTGGATATTTGGTTCCTCCTAAGAACACAATTTCAACACTTTATGAAAAAATTTGTGATATTACTTTTGTTGGTTTGCACAGCAGCAACTTTCTCTCAATCAAAAAAAAATAAAAAATTAATACAAGAGATAGTAGGTCTCTGGAAACTTGATGATAACAACAATGTAACTTACACCAAAATTATAGAAGGTATCAACTTGTCTAAAGATGAGATTTACACTAGGGCATTAGCTTACTTTACATATAATTACGGTGATGGTGATTCTGTGGTTCAAGTTCAAGATAAAGAAAAAGGAACTATAGTAGCTAAAGGGTTATATGAAAAAGCACATGTTGGGATTTCTTTGGTAACTTATATATTCGACACATGGCATGTTTTAAGGATTGACATTAAAGAAAATAGAGCACGCATTCTACTGAGTTTAACAAATTATAATTATACTGTTTCGGGTGGTAGCACTCCAGATGTAAAGAATACAATTCCTATAAGCTCAAATTATCCCGTTACACAAAAAGGCCATACAAAAAACCAGTTTGCACAAGCATTTTACAAATCCCATAAAAGAGCCGAGGCTACACTATTGGCTATAGAAAAAGCACTAAAAGAAGGTAATACATTTAACAGTGAACAAGACGACTGGTAAAATCAAGTTTTAATGCACCTCCTCCCCACAATAAGCGAATCATTTATAGTAGAGCTATTCCAGAGTGAAAATGCCGTGTATGTTGCTACTTGGTTGGGTATAATTGGTTTATTTATTACATTAACGCTCTCTTTCCTAATTAATCTAACCTATTTTAATAAACGTAATACATTTAAATTTATCAGTACCATATCCCTTCGTTGGACTTAAATTAGAATTACATGGAAAGAAAAAACGATGAAAAAGCGAACAGTTTAGATAATGCTATTAAGGAATGTAAAGAGATAGTCCTAAATCATAGATCCCAAAGTAAATTAATATTGTATTCTGTGTCTTCATTCTTAATATTATTGATTGCTACAAACTATGTTTTGATTGTATTTTCTGGTATAGATATCCAAATAGTATTAGATTCTTCTTGGCTATATATAGCTGCAGGGTTTGTAATGATGGTTTTTGGGGTACTAATGTCAATTTATCGATTCCATTTGAAAGAAACTGCAAAATATGAACATCTCCATATTGGGTTTTTACGTATACGAGTTGCAGGAAACAACACTGAGACAGGGTATCAAACTGAGGTTAGAAAGTCTCTTACCGAAAATGCTTTTCTATTTGATACGAATAACACATTCCTAGGTACGAACAAAAAAGTAAAAAACCCATTGCCAGGTCATCCAACATCAGACATTTCTACTTTAATCATAAACAAGTTACTTGACAATATAGAATTTCAAAAAAAAGATAAGCCATCAAAAGCAGCTATAGTTAATTAGGGACTATAGAGCATCAGTCATAAAAAAGCATCCGACTTGAGAACGCTTTTTCTAATAATTTCAAGCCTTATTCAAGAGGTCTCTTTAACAATAAGTCACACTTCTCACCAGGAGTATTATCATTAGGGTCTTCACAATAAAGGTCACAATTCCTTTCTAATATACGAATCGTGCAAACAGGGCCTTCATTGTAGGGTTTACAATTTTCTTCTGTATCTGGATCAGGAACTACCGCCATACAGTCTATATTGGGACACTTGGCAAAAAAGCCAACATTATATGGATGTACGCCGTTTGAATCAAAACCCAGCGAACCAGAAGCAGCCATTATCAAAGCCAAAAAAGGTAAAGCGATTTTAAAAATTTTCGTTTTCATAATATAAATATTTAAAGTTAACAGTAGCTAATTAAATTATGAAACAAAAATTATATCTGAGGGATTAATAAGCATACAAAACGGATTTATTGGAGTGACAGAATTAATGATAGTTACCACCCATTTTTAAAGTTTGTGTTTATAATTATACAGATATTCTCCCTGACTACACAACTAGATTAGCTATGAGTTTAAAAAACGATTTCGATGAATTTATAGCTGATTTTAAAAAGTATCCTTTATGGCTAAAAATCGTACTTGGTACTTCGCTATTTATATCAGCTAGCTCTATTACTTCTTTATCTGATACTATATTTGAATGGAAGGGGTTTATCAAGGACGGTTTAGATTTTTATAGAATACACATATCATCTCCTTTGAGAAGAGTTTTTAGATCAATTGATTTGATATATTCTCAGAATTCAATTGATTTTATAACAGCTACGATACTCATTTGGACTTTACCAATACTTAGGTTTTCAAACAGTTATAGAAAAGTCTATAGAAAAAAATATAAATTAGAAAAAGATTTTACTTCAGATGATTTAATGTATATCATATTCGCATTTGGTATAGCATTCGCTCCCCTAAATTCAACTCTTGAAATTAAAAATGGAGAATCTAATCCTTGGAGTTGGGTTGATTGGTTTCAATTAATGTCATTTTTTTTATTTTTTATTTTCCTTTGTATGATTTCTAAAAAATACTTAAAAATAATTGGTCCATCTTTACTATCCATTATTATAGTTTTAATATTAGCAGCAATCAATGTGGGATTGAATAAGTAAAACCACCTTTTGTGGAAATTCCCACTTGCTTAGATTCCATTATTCCTTAGCTTTATATAGCCCTAGAATACCTAACAAAATGTTAATAATTATCAACCTTCTATATAAAAGCTTAATTTTGAATTAATAATAAACCAAAAACATGAAAAAAATACTCTTTTTAGCTCTTACTACAGCTTTTATAGCTTGTGAGGACGCCCCTAAGGACTATGCAACTTTATCTGGTAAAATTACTGATAAAAACAGTGATTCCTTAGTAGTTAGAACACGTACATATTCAAAAACCATTAAAGTTAATGAAGATGGTACCTTTAGCGATACCTTAAAAGTAGCTGCGGGTGTGTATAATATTTATGATGGAACAGAAGCTACTAATATGTTTCTTAAAAACGGATTTGACATCAATATTACTTTAGATACTAAGAGATTTGATGAAACTGTTAAATATACTGGTGTTGGTGCCGAAACAAGTAATTATCTGGCAAAAAAGGCTTTAATGCAGGAAGAAATGTTTACATCTGCTTTATTCGATTTGGAAGAAGAAGCATTTAAAAACAAAGTGACTGAAATTGAAACAAAACTATCTGAGTTTATAGAAGCCAATAAAACTATCGATTCTGCAATTTATGCTAGTGAAAAAGCAGGCTTGGAAAAACTTAACGAAGGTCTTTTAGGAGCTTATAGCCAACAAAAACAGCGTACTACTCAAATGTCTGAGTTTATAGGTAAGCCTTCTCCTGAATTTGTTGATTACGAAAACCATAAAGGAGGCACAACATCGTTGGCAGACTTAAAAGGAAAATACGTTTATATTGATGTATGGGCCACTTGGTGCGGACCTTGTAAAAAGGAAATTCCTTCGCTAAAAAAGGTTGAAAAGCAATACCACGGAAAAAACATCGAGTTTGTTAGTATTTCTATAGATACTCCAAAAGACCATGGTAAATGGAAAGAAATGGTTAACGATAAAGCCTTAGGGGGCGTACAATTATTTGCCGATAACAACTGGAAATCGCAATTTGTACAAGACTATAAAATTCAAGGGATTCCTCGTTTTATTCTTATAGATCCGGCTGGAAACATTGTTAATGCAGATGCACCAAGACCTTCTAGTCCGAAGTTAATTGAATTATTTACTTCTTTAGAGATATAATCTAAGTAAAAGAAGCTATTATAAAACAAAAGAGAGATTGACTAAAAAGTTTTAGAATTGTCATTTTGAGTTCAGCCGAAAAATCTCAATATCTTAATAAACAGAGATTCCCTGCCGGCCGGCAGGCAGGTTCACTTCGTTCTGAATGACACTACTTTTCAGTCAGCCTCTTTTTTTAGTAAACAAATTAATGAATAACCAACTTACTTACTAATTTTTCTTTTTCATAGGTGTTGTTTTTACCAATCATCGTTGATATTCTTGCAATAAGACGCTGTGTTCCTTAAGACCTCTTCAAGTTTTTCATAAGATTCCACTACTATTTCTTCATCGTTCAAAGTAACCAGAGTAATCGGAAAATTAAGTGTAGTATTATCCACATTATTGGTTAATTCATCCAGATCTGCGTCATTTGCAACAGTAACAAGTACAATTTCATCTGTTTGAATATTTACCCTATTTGCTGTAAAAGGGTATTTAAAATTAATACAGTCGCCATATCCCCCTTTTAAAGCACAGTTTTCAAAATAATTCTTAATTTCGTTAGCTCCATATGCAAAAGAAGAGGTTCCGCCCGGTGATGTAAATCTTACCTGATTAATTCTTAATTGATCCATAGTAAACTCAGTATTGTTTATCTCATTATATGCTGACAGAGCATTTTTTACGGCCCATATACCTTCACTAATAGGTATTCCATTTTTACTTATATAGATGTGTTCCAATCCGTCTGGTACGAAATATCTAATTAGTCCCGAGCAATTGAAATTAACATCAGACACTGTTAGCATTTCTGCTTCACGTTCAATTTCATCAAATTTAAAACTGCAGTCTTCTAAATATTCAGCAATACTTTTTTTATTAAGAACTATACCTATATCATTATTGGAAATATAAAATATCCTAAAGTCGTCTTTAGTAAATTGTATTTCAGTTTCGTTATAAGCTGCTTTCAATGCGGAAGAAATAGCTCGGTTAGCCAGAACTTTCGGTAAAAATGTTAAAATCTTGGGAGCCGGATAAAAATCTCCTTGGTTATTTAAAAAATAACCTACAATATGTACGTCTTCGCAATTAAAGTTAATACGATTGTAATCATTCTTTGTTAATGTTGTAAACTCCATAAGAAATCTTAAATCTGTTGATATCTTGTTATCTTCTTTTATCTCTTCCGTAGTTTCGTCAGACTGACAAGCCTGTAGGGTTCCTAAAAATAATGCTACAATAAGTAGTGTTTTAAAAAAATATTTCATGTTTATATTATTGGGGTTTGTTATTATGAAAACGATCGTGAATAATAAAACCCTCTTGTATTTTAAAAATTAGTGTATTGTGCTAAAAACCAATATTTAATAACATATTCGGAGTAGAATACAATCCATATTCATTAAAAAAGAAAAAAATATCATAGATGAAATATTGAGTTCGTTACACCTCTATAGCAAAAATCCAATGAAACAAGTTCCATTGGATTTTTTAGTCACTTAACATAAATAAAGCAATCAAATAATGTTTTTACAATAATCGGTAATTATCATTCAAAGCGTTTTTAGCTTTTTTATTAAGGCTACCATTCATCAGTACAATAAAAAGATGAGTTATCCAAGGCGTTTTTAAGTTCATCATTAGATGTTACTATAACGTCGTCACCATTTAATGTTTCTAAAGTTATAGGATAAGTAATTGTTAAGTTTTCATTACCCCCCTTTTTAAGATTCTGAATTAAGTCTTTATCACTGGTAACGGTTATAGGTATAATTTCTTCAGTTTGAAGATTTATTCTATTAAATACAAATGGATATTTAAAATTTATACAATCATTCATTTCCTTTGGTCTGTCCAAAGCACAATTTTCAGAATAATTTATTATTTGCTCCCCTCCTAATGCTCGGGATTCTGTTTGTCCTGGTGATATAAAATCAACCTGATTTATTCTTAGTTGATCAATGGTATACTGTGTATTTTTAGCTTCATTATACGTTTGTAAAGCCTGCATAACAGCGGAAACGCCACTGCTTAATGGTATATTATCTGCTATAAAGCTATTATCTAATCCTTCTATATAATACCTTGCAGATCCGAGGCAATTATAATTAATATCAGATACTTTAGCAGCTGGTTCATACTCAGGGAAAAATTTTATATCTCCATCAAAACGACAGTCTTCAAAAAAGTCAATAAAATTCTTTCTGCTGTTTATCAATCCAGGACCAGGGTTATTATTAGAACCTAAAGCGGCTACATACATTATGCGGAAATCGTCTTTAGTAAATATAACCCCGGTATCTGCGTAAATTTGTTTTAGTGAGGTAGACATTGATTCGTCGCTCCAAAATGGTATTTTAATAGTAGGGCCAAGAGAATAATCCCCTTGGCTATTTAAAAAATAGCTAATGATAGTTACATTGTCTTGACATTCAAAATTTATTAGGTTATAATCACTTACATAAGATGCCGTAAAAATTATGCTGTCCAACAAATCGGGTGAAATTTTATCTGCAGCAGATATAGTTTCTGTACTCGTTTCTCCAGACGAACAAGATTGTAAAACTCCTAAAAATAGAGCTATAAAAAACAGTGTTCTTAAAAAGTATTTCATGCTATTAATTATGTTTTAGGTTTAATTACTATAGATACAATTCCAAATAAAAACCTCTGCATTTTTTCAAACTATATAATCCATTAAAATTTAATATTTAATGACACATTTGGAGTAAACTCCAATCCATATTTATCTAAAATTTCTATATGTTCTTTGTCTTCGGTTAAAGTATAATACCGATTAAGAACATTTTTCTTGTTGGCTATATTAATTAAACCAACGGTTAGTTTATAATCAACTCTTTTTGATATATCAAAATCATAACTCAATGTAGCGTCAAACCTTAGATAATTCGATAACCGCTCGGTGTTTGGTTCATTATAATTAATGACATTAAACTCTCCTTTTATAATTGGTAATTGCTCGTTAATTGAAGTAAAA includes:
- a CDS encoding TlpA family protein disulfide reductase; amino-acid sequence: MKKILFLALTTAFIACEDAPKDYATLSGKITDKNSDSLVVRTRTYSKTIKVNEDGTFSDTLKVAAGVYNIYDGTEATNMFLKNGFDINITLDTKRFDETVKYTGVGAETSNYLAKKALMQEEMFTSALFDLEEEAFKNKVTEIETKLSEFIEANKTIDSAIYASEKAGLEKLNEGLLGAYSQQKQRTTQMSEFIGKPSPEFVDYENHKGGTTSLADLKGKYVYIDVWATWCGPCKKEIPSLKKVEKQYHGKNIEFVSISIDTPKDHGKWKEMVNDKALGGVQLFADNNWKSQFVQDYKIQGIPRFILIDPAGNIVNADAPRPSSPKLIELFTSLEI
- a CDS encoding DUF6520 family protein; the protein is MKTKIFKIALPFLALIMAASGSLGFDSNGVHPYNVGFFAKCPNIDCMAVVPDPDTEENCKPYNEGPVCTIRILERNCDLYCEDPNDNTPGEKCDLLLKRPLE
- a CDS encoding DUF4468 domain-containing protein translates to MKKFVILLLLVCTAATFSQSKKNKKLIQEIVGLWKLDDNNNVTYTKIIEGINLSKDEIYTRALAYFTYNYGDGDSVVQVQDKEKGTIVAKGLYEKAHVGISLVTYIFDTWHVLRIDIKENRARILLSLTNYNYTVSGGSTPDVKNTIPISSNYPVTQKGHTKNQFAQAFYKSHKRAEATLLAIEKALKEGNTFNSEQDDW